From Triticum aestivum cultivar Chinese Spring chromosome 7B, IWGSC CS RefSeq v2.1, whole genome shotgun sequence:
GGTGACATTACGCTTCTGGGACCAGATTATCAGAAATGTTATTTCAGGCACAGATTATCATCGAAGCCAAGCCATACAATGAGTTAAACACAGTGCAAGGTACACATTATGTTTCTGGGACCAGATTATTAGACATGTTATTTCACTCAATCAGACAAACGGTGTGTGTTGACTACATGCCGTGGCGAAAACTGGCACTTGGTGCGGACACTACAAACTTCATTAGTTTTCAGGAGATCTCAGGACAGAGATCACGAATTAGGTATACGCATTGGGGTTTGTCTGACTTCTGATAAGTGGGACACCATCGTCTCGCCACACAATTCGATCCTCACACAAGGCAGCAACTGCCTCAACGTAAACTTGGTGCTCCTGTAACGTTGGGTTAATAAATCAGCAAGAAGAATATGTAAAGTCAACTGTACCACTAAGAAATCTCAAATGCACATAAGATGCTACCTCGTGAAGAACCCTTGCAGCCAATTGCTCTGGAGTATCATTGGCTAACACTGGCACAACTCTTTGGGCCAAGGTTTTCCCTGTGTCGAACTGCTCATCCACAAAGTGCACAGTTGGTCCTGAGTATCTGCATGGTTGGAGAACATCATCAAATAAAACAGGTGGCCTTTTCCAAAACAAAAAGAAACAGGTAATTTCATATGGAAAACAAGAAATCAGTAGTCCTGCAACCAATGCCATCATCAAACAAATCAACTTTATCAGTTATCACAAGACAACCAAGAATAATGCTTACACAATTTTCTTTCAAGTGGAAATCAAGTACTGATGGGAGGAAAATGTAAAATGTTGGAAGGTGCTAGACAAAATGTAAAGTACCTGGCTCCAGATGCAATAACTGCTTTATGCACTTTCAAACCATAATAACCCTTGCCTCCAAATGCCGGGAGCAGTGAAGGATGTATATTCAGCATGGATCTGGGAAATGACTTAACTAGCTCACCAGGTATGAGCTTCAAGTAACCAGCAAGTAGAATAAAGTCTACCTTCAGATCCCTGTTTCACAATCGACATGACTATGAGCTAAGCCATCCTGCATGTGTCATGAAATACAATTTTAACAGTTGAAACAGCAAACTGAAGCACATGGGTGCATTTGGAGACACAAAATATATAATGTACATGTATAGTGGATTTCGGTCAGAGACGTCACACTGAGGCAAAACTTGTGAACACAAGTTCATGCAAGTAGAGCCTAGAAAAGAGTAACATATAGCACCTGTAAGTTATTAtgtaatctactccctccgtcccataatataagagcgttttttacacttatattatgggacggagggagtatcaacttACGTTCACTGGCAACTTCAGAATATGATAGATAAGCCGTCCTCAGTCAGAAGTTACAAATGTATGCATTTCACAAAGGACTAGAACTCTAGAAGTTCTTTTGAGGCTATCTGACTAGGCGTGGAAGCATGAAGAGACCAAATGAATGATATAAGATGATAGATCACAGCCTGAGAAAAGATCAACAGAACCAACCTCAGAACATTCAGAAGTTCATCTGTGGAGACCCCCTCCGGCGCCGATTTCGACTTGGGAAACACGACCACGGGCATGCCATTGCACCTTGCATACTCCGCGCCACCGCAGCCTGCAACATTCCGATTCCGTCACCTCAGAACCACCAATCGACCCCACAGTCCAAAAGAGCTGCAGGAAGCATGAAATTGGTCGTCACCTGGCTTATCGGTGACGAGCGCAACAACATCCCCGTTCACCTTCCCACCCAGAACGGCCTCGTGGATCGACCGGAAGTTCGAGCCCCCGCCTGAGACGAACACCGCGAGCCTCTTCCTCCTCACCCCGGAGTCCCCAGCCCCGCTATCCATCACCGTcgatgccgatgccgatgccgCCGTGCATACGCGAGCGTTGGGGCGGAGCAGCAAGCGCCCGCAAGTGACGGCGCAGCGCTGCTGACTCTTGGCCGGTAAGCTCAAGCGCGCGCCTTTCCTATGCTGGTTCGGGGCGGGGTTAAGCGCGCAGCGCAGCCCGGGGCCGGAGGAAGCGACGGCGGCCGCCTCCATCGGGGGAGATTCCGCTGCCTCGGCAGAAACACGGCAAGAGAGGGTGGGTATCCGGAGGACGGAACGAGAATAGCGAGAAGGCTAAGGTACGAAGGTGGACGTGAAGAACCCTAGCGCCGACGGCCGCCGTCGAGGGGCTCCTGCtgcgcgcggcgcggcggctggtcgggTGGACTCTCAAAGGCCGACGGATGAAGGGAAATGCTTTTGGGCCGGGTACACTGAGCCTAGCATAATTTTTACTGCCCTAGGCAGAGGATTccagattc
This genomic window contains:
- the LOC123160977 gene encoding phosphoribosylglycinamide formyltransferase, chloroplastic, with amino-acid sequence MEAAAVASSGPGLRCALNPAPNQHRKGARLSLPAKSQQRCAVTCGRLLLRPNARVCTAASASASTVMDSGAGDSGVRRKRLAVFVSGGGSNFRSIHEAVLGGKVNGDVVALVTDKPGCGGAEYARCNGMPVVVFPKSKSAPEGVSTDELLNVLRDLKVDFILLAGYLKLIPGELVKSFPRSMLNIHPSLLPAFGGKGYYGLKVHKAVIASGARYSGPTVHFVDEQFDTGKTLAQRVVPVLANDTPEQLAARVLHEEHQVYVEAVAALCEDRIVWRDDGVPLIRSQTNPNAYT